In a single window of the uncultured Dysgonomonas sp. genome:
- the istB gene encoding IS21-like element helper ATPase IstB, with protein MNNQTLDKLRQMRLFGMYEAFKTNLEGSIKETLTPDQFIAMLVNSEWDDRKNKSIARLIKLANFRYKASLEQLDYSVERGLDKNEVHRLASLDFIKEHKDLFITGSTGTGKSYLASALGFHACQMGYRVLYASTAKLMGQLKLAKAKGTNLTELKRIERTDLLILDDFGLQPFDSQARVTLLDIIEDRHGKRSTLITSQIPVKEWYDIIGEKTIADAVLDRIVHQSLRVELHGESLRRKKSNQECLYL; from the coding sequence ATGAACAATCAAACATTGGACAAGTTACGCCAGATGCGCTTATTTGGCATGTATGAAGCTTTTAAGACCAACCTGGAAGGCTCCATTAAAGAGACATTAACACCTGATCAGTTTATCGCTATGCTGGTAAACAGTGAATGGGATGACCGTAAGAATAAGTCCATAGCCAGGCTTATTAAACTGGCCAACTTCCGTTACAAGGCATCATTGGAACAACTGGACTACTCTGTAGAAAGGGGGCTGGATAAGAATGAAGTACACAGGCTGGCTTCTTTAGACTTTATCAAGGAACACAAGGATCTGTTTATTACAGGTAGTACGGGGACAGGCAAGAGCTATCTGGCATCTGCATTAGGCTTTCATGCCTGTCAGATGGGATACAGGGTGCTATACGCTTCAACAGCTAAATTGATGGGCCAGCTTAAACTGGCTAAAGCCAAAGGTACCAACCTGACTGAACTCAAGAGGATAGAAAGGACAGACCTGCTTATTTTGGATGATTTTGGATTGCAACCTTTTGACTCACAGGCAAGAGTTACATTGCTGGATATCATAGAAGACAGGCACGGGAAAAGGTCTACGCTGATTACATCCCAGATACCTGTCAAGGAATGGTATGACATTATAGGAGAGAAAACCATTGCGGATGCTGTATTGGACAGGATAGTACATCAATCACTGAGGGTTGAACTACATGGTGAATCACTCAGAAGAAAAAAATCTAATCAGGAATGTTTATATTTGTAA
- the istA gene encoding IS21 family transposase, whose translation MLKLRQVIRLYNQGKGTKAIAGMLFISRNTIKKYLHIFLSSGLSYEAFSGMSDLELSQKFLVAAHPEKSQRQVDLEALLPGICRELKRKGVTKEMLYRQYIEKYPEGYGISRFCGFIRLYLAQHRPVMHIEHKAGDKMYIDFTGQKLHLDNGDGTKTETEVFVAILGCSQLTYVEAVASQKKEDLIRACENALIYFEGAPLVVVPDNLRAAVTKGSKYEAVLNESFACFAEHYSMTVLPARAYKPRDKSLVEGAVKLVYKTIFTKLDKRIFYDLSSLNAAIRVALEIHNNTPMYKREYSRRQQFEEIERDVLQDLNPIRYELKEQAQLTVWKNGYIRLGVDTHYYSVPYKYIGKTVKVLYTSQSVEVYYRHELIAQHVRNRRKYQYTTNTEHLASQHQFLTEWSAEKFISQAMDIHEDVAEYIAKVLEEKTYPEQAYKSCSGILSFSRRVGNERLIDACRCAQAFGQYGYRVIEEILNKRLDKLKLEDEAARIPNHKNIRGKDYYQ comes from the coding sequence ATGTTAAAACTACGACAAGTAATCCGTCTTTATAATCAGGGCAAAGGCACCAAAGCCATTGCCGGAATGTTGTTTATCTCACGCAATACCATTAAGAAGTACCTGCACATATTCCTTAGTTCAGGTCTTAGTTACGAAGCCTTTTCAGGGATGAGCGATCTGGAGTTATCCCAGAAGTTTCTGGTTGCCGCCCATCCTGAGAAGAGCCAGCGTCAAGTAGATCTGGAGGCTCTGCTTCCGGGTATATGCAGGGAACTCAAGCGTAAGGGCGTTACTAAAGAGATGCTCTACAGGCAGTATATAGAGAAGTACCCTGAAGGTTACGGCATCTCCCGCTTTTGCGGTTTTATCCGGTTGTATTTAGCCCAGCATCGTCCTGTTATGCACATCGAACATAAAGCCGGCGACAAGATGTATATCGACTTTACAGGTCAAAAGCTACATCTGGATAATGGAGACGGGACCAAGACAGAGACGGAAGTCTTTGTTGCTATTCTGGGATGTAGCCAACTCACTTATGTGGAAGCAGTAGCCAGCCAGAAGAAAGAAGACCTGATACGGGCCTGTGAGAACGCTCTGATCTATTTTGAGGGCGCACCTTTGGTGGTTGTACCCGATAACTTGAGAGCAGCCGTAACCAAGGGCAGTAAATACGAAGCGGTGTTGAACGAGTCCTTCGCCTGCTTTGCGGAGCATTACTCGATGACAGTCCTTCCGGCAAGGGCTTACAAACCACGGGACAAGTCCCTGGTGGAAGGTGCGGTAAAACTGGTATATAAAACAATCTTTACCAAGCTGGACAAGCGTATCTTCTATGACCTGTCTTCATTGAACGCTGCTATCCGGGTCGCCCTGGAGATACACAACAACACACCTATGTATAAACGGGAGTACAGCCGCAGACAACAGTTCGAAGAGATTGAGCGTGATGTGTTGCAGGACCTGAACCCGATCCGCTATGAGCTGAAAGAACAGGCTCAGCTTACTGTCTGGAAGAACGGATATATACGCTTAGGAGTGGATACCCATTATTACAGCGTCCCCTATAAATATATCGGAAAAACAGTCAAAGTCCTTTATACTTCGCAGTCAGTAGAGGTTTACTACCGGCATGAACTCATTGCCCAACATGTGCGTAACAGACGTAAATACCAATATACGACCAACACGGAACATCTGGCCTCCCAACACCAGTTCCTGACCGAGTGGTCTGCCGAGAAGTTTATATCCCAGGCTATGGATATACATGAGGATGTGGCTGAGTATATAGCCAAAGTGCTGGAGGAAAAAACATACCCTGAGCAGGCCTACAAGTCTTGTTCAGGCATACTAAGTTTCTCCAGGCGGGTGGGTAACGAACGCCTGATAGATGCCTGCCGCTGTGCCCAAGCCTTCGGGCAATACGGATACAGGGTAATAGAAGAGATCCTGAACAAGCGTCTGGATAAGCTAAAACTGGAGGATGAAGCTGCACGCATACCCAATCATAAAAATATCAGGGGCAAAGACTATTATCAGTAA
- a CDS encoding DUF1376 domain-containing protein produces the protein MKDPAFLFYSNDFYGSTRTMLPKERACYLDLMIYQHQHGYIPLDLDRVLMFCSGIDEATLKATLEAKFKQCDKGWYNVRLKIEMEKREKYSDTQTKNGVIGQFWKKLKSEFSNQKEYEKFKKRFPEVNKDDFYDLIISYQNNSFSTHGKIC, from the coding sequence ATGAAAGATCCTGCATTTTTATTTTACAGTAATGATTTCTATGGGAGCACAAGAACGATGCTCCCCAAAGAAAGAGCATGCTATCTTGATTTGATGATTTACCAGCATCAGCACGGATACATACCACTTGATTTAGATCGGGTTTTAATGTTTTGCAGTGGCATTGATGAAGCAACCCTTAAAGCAACCCTTGAAGCAAAGTTTAAACAATGCGATAAAGGATGGTATAATGTTAGGCTTAAAATTGAGATGGAGAAGCGTGAAAAATATTCAGATACCCAAACTAAAAATGGAGTTATTGGGCAATTCTGGAAGAAACTAAAATCCGAATTTTCCAACCAAAAAGAATACGAAAAGTTTAAGAAAAGATTCCCAGAGGTAAATAAAGATGATTTTTATGATTTGATTATTTCCTATCAAAATAATTCATTTTCAACTCATGGAAAAATTTGCTAA
- a CDS encoding Cas9 inhibitor AcrIIA9 family protein, whose protein sequence is MATNNNSFQDTIKAYLDKRAAEDSLFAVTYAKENKNIKDCCSYITSQAKKQASNGCAMIEDSLIFSARIRGKRIETVEVSLKQLKVVQCRGLQNSNTEYHDRIISLVTKNMHLIKERLKAKKNGTKKDVNRIPQGVDMAV, encoded by the coding sequence ATGGCAACAAATAACAATTCATTTCAAGATACAATCAAAGCTTACTTAGATAAGCGAGCTGCAGAAGATTCTCTCTTTGCCGTAACGTATGCAAAGGAAAACAAGAATATCAAAGACTGCTGCAGCTACATAACCAGTCAGGCAAAGAAACAAGCAAGTAACGGTTGTGCTATGATCGAAGACTCGCTCATCTTTTCTGCTAGGATACGAGGAAAAAGGATTGAGACAGTTGAAGTGTCTCTCAAACAACTAAAGGTTGTACAATGTCGAGGCTTACAGAACTCTAACACCGAGTACCACGATCGTATAATCTCTCTTGTGACTAAGAATATGCATTTGATCAAAGAACGTCTTAAAGCGAAAAAGAATGGAACTAAAAAAGATGTCAACAGAATACCTCAAGGAGTCGATATGGCGGTGTAA
- the dnaN gene encoding DNA polymerase III subunit beta produces the protein MTTTITISKTELLSRLQSVSKIISPKNTLPIMDNILLDIQDGTIRISAADHQGRINTSIDGILTDNNISVCIEPKLLIEALKTLPEQPITISIDEKLAVIVKYKGGKFELAGLSPNEFPKEKDVTNATKISLSSKVLLNGIEKTIFCASTDDLRPIMTSVYLDITEGQISFVASDGHKLALLELQDESMTEEISFALPLKIATILKGIVKPSDELINIFINGNSARFELGSDSIVATLQEGSYPNYRSVIPQNNDKILSIGKGDLNGALKRVSVFANQSSSLVKLELTNDQIKISAQDIDYSVAADETVTCEYNNNSMAIGFKGHFLTELISAIPTSNLQMSFSDPSRATLITPVDDKSEDKLVYLLMPMMLNN, from the coding sequence ATGACAACGACAATTACAATCTCGAAAACAGAATTATTAAGCCGGCTACAGTCGGTAAGTAAAATCATCTCCCCGAAGAATACGCTTCCGATCATGGATAATATTCTTTTGGATATCCAAGACGGAACAATCCGAATTTCGGCAGCCGATCATCAAGGTCGGATAAACACTTCCATTGATGGAATATTGACAGATAATAACATATCTGTTTGCATCGAACCTAAATTATTAATTGAGGCCCTAAAGACATTACCGGAACAGCCTATCACAATTTCTATTGATGAAAAGCTAGCAGTCATCGTCAAATACAAAGGTGGTAAGTTTGAATTGGCAGGACTTTCACCTAATGAATTTCCCAAAGAAAAAGATGTAACCAACGCTACAAAGATTTCTTTATCATCCAAAGTATTATTAAATGGGATAGAAAAAACTATTTTCTGTGCATCTACTGATGATCTTCGCCCAATAATGACTTCTGTCTATCTGGATATCACAGAAGGTCAAATAAGCTTTGTCGCCTCAGATGGTCATAAGCTTGCACTGTTGGAACTTCAAGACGAATCAATGACAGAAGAAATAAGCTTTGCCCTTCCTCTTAAAATTGCAACCATTCTAAAAGGTATAGTCAAACCATCCGATGAACTGATAAATATTTTCATCAACGGTAATTCCGCCCGGTTCGAACTAGGATCGGACAGCATCGTTGCGACTCTACAAGAGGGAAGCTATCCAAACTACCGGTCTGTTATTCCTCAGAATAATGATAAAATATTATCAATAGGTAAAGGTGATCTGAATGGAGCATTAAAACGTGTATCAGTATTTGCCAATCAATCGAGCAGCTTGGTTAAACTAGAGCTAACAAACGATCAGATCAAAATATCGGCACAGGATATTGACTATTCTGTTGCTGCTGATGAAACGGTTACTTGTGAGTACAACAACAATTCTATGGCTATTGGCTTTAAAGGGCATTTTCTTACAGAGCTGATCTCTGCTATTCCTACATCTAATCTTCAAATGTCGTTCTCCGATCCAAGTCGGGCCACTCTCATTACTCCTGTAGATGATAAGTCGGAGGATAAGTTAGTATATCTCCTGATGCCAATGATGCTTAACAATTGA